The Vicinamibacterales bacterium genome contains a region encoding:
- a CDS encoding peptidoglycan DD-metalloendopeptidase family protein: MKTTLESLAVGEGAASLTPAQAERLQVLTLVEQFEGMLLTEMLRDVKAGDEEDGILGLGGSTMTDMMQGEFGLALSKSGGLGLRGMLEAALLRSPALAGAGASAGTAPVALASGDIAAPVAPGAATPAAPPVLPAAAPVDGSIDLVAGPVRVTSPYGWRHDPFTGDAKFHRGVDLAAAYGSEVRAFGPGVVTSAGERPGYGLTVVVDHGGGRETLYAHLSALAVEPGQAVEAGQRLALSGQSGRATGPHLHFEAREFGRSVDARGVAAAWNGRTADTDVGESDE; this comes from the coding sequence ATGAAAACCACCCTCGAATCGTTGGCCGTCGGAGAAGGCGCTGCGTCGCTGACCCCCGCCCAGGCGGAGCGGCTCCAGGTGCTGACCCTCGTCGAGCAGTTCGAGGGGATGCTCCTGACCGAGATGCTGCGCGACGTGAAGGCCGGCGACGAGGAGGACGGCATCCTCGGGCTCGGCGGGTCGACGATGACCGACATGATGCAGGGCGAGTTCGGGCTCGCGCTGAGCAAGTCCGGCGGGCTCGGACTGCGCGGGATGCTCGAGGCGGCCCTGCTGCGGTCACCGGCCCTGGCGGGCGCCGGCGCGTCGGCCGGGACGGCGCCCGTCGCCCTCGCGTCCGGTGACATCGCGGCGCCGGTGGCACCCGGGGCCGCGACCCCCGCGGCGCCGCCCGTGCTGCCGGCCGCGGCGCCCGTCGACGGATCGATCGACCTGGTCGCCGGGCCGGTCCGGGTGACGTCCCCGTACGGGTGGCGCCACGATCCGTTCACGGGCGATGCGAAGTTCCATCGGGGTGTCGACCTGGCGGCCGCCTACGGGAGCGAGGTCCGGGCCTTCGGCCCCGGGGTCGTGACCTCGGCGGGGGAGCGGCCCGGCTACGGCCTGACCGTGGTGGTCGATCACGGCGGCGGCCGTGAGACCCTGTACGCGCACCTCTCGGCCCTGGCGGTCGAGCCGGGGCAAGCCGTGGAGGCTGGTCAGCGCCTTGCACTGTCGGGCCAAAGTGGACGCGCGACCGGACCACATCTGCACTTCGAGGCACGGGAATTCGGGCGTTCGGTGGATGCGCGCGGCGTCGCGGCCGCCTGGAACGGCCGGACAGCCGACACGGATGTCGGGGAATCGGACGAATGA
- a CDS encoding flagellar basal body P-ring protein FlgI, with product MTTISRVLAAVLAASLAAGAAPAAAGTTARLKDVVSLQGPDAMPLMGYGLIVGLNKTGDRRQTIFSTQSLANMLQQLGVAVSPTKIVVENIAAVMVTAQLPSYARPGVRLDVTASSIGDARSLQGGTLLATALRGPDGQVYALAQGPLSIGGFGGGSGGNSVAVNHLTVGRVPNGALVQQSTGRTLPVVDVVPLSLHDPDFATAARVAEAINADLGAGRAKVVDPGTVAVAVPDEYKESLPELMARLEGLTVSADVPARVVINERSGTIVVGANVRISSAAVAHGNLSVRISTRFQVSQPGALAPTGDTVVVPNTQVDVREGTARLVSLEDGTTLEAVVDALNRLGATPRDIIAIMQALKAAGALQAEIVII from the coding sequence ATGACGACGATCTCTCGCGTGCTCGCCGCCGTTCTTGCCGCCTCGCTGGCGGCGGGCGCGGCGCCCGCGGCGGCCGGAACGACGGCCCGCCTCAAGGACGTCGTGTCGCTGCAGGGGCCCGACGCCATGCCGCTGATGGGCTACGGCCTCATCGTCGGCCTGAACAAGACCGGCGACCGGCGCCAGACGATCTTCTCGACCCAGTCGCTCGCCAACATGCTGCAGCAGCTCGGCGTGGCCGTGTCGCCGACCAAGATCGTGGTCGAGAACATCGCGGCCGTGATGGTCACGGCTCAGCTCCCGTCCTACGCGCGTCCCGGCGTGCGGCTCGACGTCACCGCGTCGTCCATCGGCGACGCGCGCAGCCTCCAGGGCGGCACGCTCCTGGCGACGGCGCTCCGGGGTCCCGACGGCCAGGTGTACGCGCTGGCCCAGGGCCCGCTGTCCATCGGCGGCTTCGGTGGCGGCTCCGGTGGCAACTCGGTGGCCGTGAACCACCTCACCGTGGGCCGCGTGCCCAACGGCGCGCTGGTCCAGCAGTCCACGGGCCGCACGCTGCCGGTCGTGGACGTGGTGCCGCTGTCGCTGCACGACCCCGACTTCGCGACCGCGGCCCGCGTGGCCGAGGCCATCAACGCGGACCTCGGCGCGGGCCGCGCCAAGGTCGTCGATCCCGGCACGGTCGCCGTGGCCGTGCCCGACGAGTACAAGGAGTCGCTGCCCGAGCTCATGGCCCGGCTGGAGGGCCTCACCGTCTCGGCCGACGTCCCGGCCAGGGTCGTCATCAACGAGCGGTCCGGCACCATCGTGGTGGGCGCCAACGTCCGCATCTCGTCGGCCGCCGTCGCGCACGGCAACCTGTCGGTCCGGATCAGCACCCGCTTCCAGGTGTCGCAGCCGGGTGCGCTCGCGCCGACGGGCGACACGGTGGTCGTCCCCAACACCCAGGTGGACGTCCGCGAAGGCACGGCCCGGCTCGTGTCGCTCGAGGACGGCACCACGCTCGAGGCCGTCGTCGACGCCCTGAACCGGCTCGGCGCCACGCCCCGCGACATCATCGCCATCATGCAGGCGCTCAAGGCCGCCGGGGCGCTGCAGGCGGAGATCGTGATCATCTAG
- a CDS encoding flagellar basal body L-ring protein FlgH: MTITHSVTSRAGLLTLALAAAWPGAALAQTAPAAPPDSQDKALARYLEAARTPAPAEANPWMQGLLFDLRARRVNDVVTIRVEESIAATGSTDASIAKSTSTGIGITSLFGLQSKIPASVGLGDLASSQGDTGFKGSGSTARASVLSAIMSARVSQVMPNGDLLLEGVREIEINGDRQTVVLSGIARVVDIGPGNVVSSASLGQLSIRYFGKGLTKSSMSPGWLVRLLNKVF; encoded by the coding sequence ATGACGATCACCCACAGCGTGACGTCGCGGGCCGGCCTGCTGACGCTGGCGCTCGCGGCCGCGTGGCCCGGAGCGGCGCTGGCCCAGACGGCGCCGGCCGCGCCGCCCGACTCGCAGGACAAGGCGCTGGCCCGGTACCTGGAGGCCGCGCGGACGCCGGCGCCCGCCGAGGCGAATCCCTGGATGCAGGGGCTGCTGTTCGACCTGCGCGCCCGCCGGGTGAACGACGTCGTCACGATCCGCGTCGAGGAGAGCATCGCGGCCACGGGATCGACCGACGCGTCGATTGCCAAGTCCACCAGCACCGGCATCGGCATCACGAGCCTCTTCGGGCTCCAGAGCAAGATTCCGGCGTCGGTCGGCCTCGGCGACCTGGCCTCCAGCCAGGGCGACACGGGCTTCAAGGGCAGCGGCTCGACGGCCCGGGCGAGCGTGCTCTCGGCCATCATGAGCGCGCGCGTCTCGCAGGTGATGCCCAACGGCGACCTGCTGCTCGAAGGCGTGCGCGAGATCGAGATCAACGGCGACCGCCAGACCGTGGTGCTGAGCGGCATCGCGCGCGTGGTCGACATCGGGCCCGGCAACGTCGTCTCGTCGGCGTCGCTCGGGCAGCTCAGCATCCGCTATTTCGGCAAGGGGCTCACCAAGAGCAGCATGTCGCCGGGATGGCTCGTGCGCCTCCTGAACAAGGTGTTCTGA
- the flgA gene encoding flagellar basal body P-ring formation chaperone FlgA produces the protein MRVLLRAPMPRAGTTALVPVARRTVRLRVQVPHWHTTHAVARGTAVTEGDLTPVRHVLTNGPLDPPPALADLVGGAALRDLAADACVTARAVTPMPAVRAGEEVVAVVRMGGLEVRAALVAIDAGRPGARVRVRHPESKRTLTARVVGRGEVEVER, from the coding sequence GTGCGCGTGCTGCTCCGGGCGCCGATGCCGCGGGCGGGGACGACCGCGCTCGTGCCGGTGGCGCGCCGGACCGTGCGCCTGCGGGTGCAGGTGCCGCACTGGCACACGACCCACGCGGTCGCGCGCGGGACCGCCGTGACGGAGGGCGACCTGACGCCCGTCCGGCACGTGCTGACCAACGGGCCGCTCGACCCGCCCCCGGCGCTGGCGGACCTGGTGGGCGGCGCGGCGCTGCGCGACCTGGCGGCCGATGCGTGCGTGACCGCCCGCGCGGTCACGCCGATGCCGGCCGTGCGCGCCGGCGAGGAGGTCGTCGCCGTCGTGCGGATGGGCGGCCTGGAAGTGCGGGCCGCGCTCGTGGCGATCGATGCCGGACGCCCCGGCGCGCGCGTGCGCGTCAGGCACCCGGAGAGCAAGCGGACCCTGACGGCGCGCGTCGTCGGCCGGGGCGAGGTGGAGGTGGAGCGATGA
- the flgG gene encoding flagellar basal-body rod protein FlgG, whose translation MIRALYTAASGMNAQQTSIDNVAHNLANVNTAGYKRSHVEFEDLFYQHTRVPGAATSIGDSPTGLEVGLGTRVVATSRDFTTGSFRATGSPLDLAIQGHGFFKVTLPDGTQAFTRAGSFQRDAQGQVVSVDGYLLDPQISIPENATSVTVSREGVVSATIPGQSAAQQLGVIELTTFQNPSGLTPLGGNLFQVTSASGEPQTGPAGTEQRGTLTQGYLEDSNVSVVEEMVNMILGQRAYEASSKVIKAADEMLSQVNNIVR comes from the coding sequence ATGATTCGCGCGCTGTACACCGCTGCCAGCGGCATGAACGCCCAGCAGACCAGCATCGACAACGTGGCGCACAACCTCGCCAACGTGAACACCGCGGGCTACAAGCGGAGTCACGTGGAGTTCGAGGACCTGTTCTACCAGCACACCCGCGTCCCCGGGGCTGCTACCTCAATCGGCGACTCCCCGACGGGACTTGAGGTGGGGCTGGGCACGCGCGTCGTCGCCACCTCGCGCGACTTCACCACCGGCAGCTTCCGGGCCACCGGCAGCCCGCTCGACCTGGCGATCCAGGGCCACGGGTTCTTCAAGGTCACGCTGCCCGACGGCACGCAGGCCTTCACGCGGGCGGGCAGCTTCCAGCGCGACGCGCAGGGGCAGGTCGTGAGCGTGGACGGCTACCTGCTGGACCCGCAGATCTCCATCCCCGAGAACGCCACCTCCGTGACCGTGTCGCGCGAGGGCGTCGTCTCGGCCACCATCCCGGGACAGAGCGCCGCGCAGCAGCTCGGCGTGATCGAGCTCACGACGTTCCAGAATCCGTCGGGGCTGACGCCCCTGGGCGGGAACCTGTTCCAGGTCACCAGCGCCTCGGGCGAGCCGCAGACCGGCCCGGCCGGGACCGAGCAGCGCGGCACGCTCACGCAGGGGTACCTCGAGGACTCCAACGTGAGCGTGGTCGAGGAGATGGTCAACATGATCCTCGGCCAGCGCGCCTACGAGGCCAGCTCCAAGGTCATCAAGGCCGCCGACGAGATGCTGTCCCAGGTCAACAACATCGTCCGATGA
- a CDS encoding flagellar hook basal-body protein produces the protein MAGGHYVALSGMRTRLDELDRLASDLANAGTAGYKAERTGHRDVPRPAFDQALESAIDSSLGARRLDARPGAIEPTGRDLDIAIEGGGFLVVDTPAGARYTRNGHLSRTPEGTLITADGAVVRGADGPITVGDGAVSIEPDGSVMNDGVAVGRLTVVQFKDPGALVRETGALLRGDETPIPVDAPAIRTGSLEQSNVSVVDRVAELTSVNRSFQALQRAVSVLMNDVDGRAIDTFGRR, from the coding sequence ATGGCAGGCGGCCACTACGTCGCGCTGAGCGGCATGCGCACGCGGCTGGACGAGCTCGACCGGCTCGCCTCGGATCTGGCCAACGCCGGGACCGCCGGCTACAAGGCCGAGCGGACGGGCCATCGCGACGTGCCGCGGCCCGCGTTCGACCAGGCGCTGGAATCGGCCATCGACTCGTCGCTCGGCGCCCGGCGCCTCGACGCCCGGCCCGGCGCCATCGAGCCGACGGGGCGCGACCTGGACATCGCCATCGAGGGCGGCGGGTTCCTGGTGGTCGACACGCCCGCCGGCGCGCGCTACACGCGCAACGGGCACTTGAGCCGCACGCCCGAGGGCACGCTCATCACGGCCGACGGAGCCGTCGTGCGCGGCGCGGACGGTCCGATCACGGTCGGGGACGGCGCGGTCTCGATCGAGCCCGACGGCTCGGTCATGAACGACGGCGTGGCCGTGGGACGCCTCACCGTCGTCCAGTTCAAGGATCCGGGCGCCCTCGTGCGCGAGACCGGCGCGCTCCTGCGCGGCGACGAGACGCCGATCCCGGTCGATGCGCCGGCGATCCGCACCGGATCGCTCGAACAGTCGAACGTCTCGGTCGTCGATCGCGTGGCCGAGCTCACCTCCGTGAACCGCAGCTTCCAGGCGCTCCAGCGGGCGGTGTCCGTGCTGATGAACGACGTGGACGGCCGCGCCATCGACACCTTCGGCCGACGGTAA
- a CDS encoding FliM/FliN family flagellar motor switch protein, translated as MSEPRTTAGLVEAVLREFRTAIEAVTGSALAAHEVPPPSGEGWGTPVTATGVLDGTLTFWVDEAGVQAISRQMTGLEEAADPAVVIDMLRELWGQAASATTLIEGFEGLQLAVGTPAAGAMPPARRAHRRHRHALAQLCAGGEVTAAASAPGAATSGRSAAPAPTPGPASPGTAVLPGNLAALLDIDLPLLVRFARTEMSLKALAQLGPGSMVDMGRSPDAPVQLLVGSQVIAEGEVVVVSGNYGVRITSLVSPADRLKAIEL; from the coding sequence ATGAGCGAGCCGCGAACCACCGCCGGCCTCGTCGAGGCGGTCCTGCGCGAGTTCCGGACGGCCATCGAGGCCGTCACCGGGTCGGCCCTGGCGGCCCACGAAGTGCCTCCGCCGTCCGGCGAGGGCTGGGGCACGCCCGTCACCGCGACCGGCGTGCTCGACGGCACCCTCACCTTCTGGGTGGACGAGGCCGGCGTCCAGGCGATCTCCCGGCAGATGACGGGACTGGAGGAGGCCGCCGATCCCGCCGTCGTCATCGACATGCTGCGGGAGCTCTGGGGCCAGGCGGCCTCGGCGACGACCCTCATCGAGGGCTTCGAGGGCCTCCAGCTCGCGGTGGGCACGCCCGCCGCCGGTGCCATGCCCCCTGCCCGGCGTGCTCATCGACGACACCGGCACGCCCTGGCCCAGCTCTGCGCCGGCGGCGAGGTGACGGCCGCCGCGTCCGCGCCGGGCGCGGCCACCTCCGGCCGGTCCGCGGCGCCGGCCCCGACCCCGGGCCCGGCCTCGCCCGGGACCGCCGTGCTCCCGGGCAACCTGGCGGCCCTGCTCGACATCGACCTGCCGCTCCTCGTGCGCTTCGCGCGCACCGAGATGTCCCTGAAGGCCCTCGCCCAGCTCGGGCCGGGCTCGATGGTGGACATGGGCCGCTCGCCGGATGCGCCGGTGCAGCTGCTGGTGGGATCCCAGGTGATCGCCGAGGGCGAAGTGGTGGTCGTCAGCGGCAACTACGGCGTGCGCATCACGTCGCTCGTCAGCCCGGCAGACCGGCTGAAGGCCATCGAGCTATGA
- the fliM gene encoding flagellar motor switch protein FliM, with translation MAKILSQDEIDALLSAPRASDAVTRQEDAPTASFIRYNFRRPDRISKEQIHALHFLHERFARNVSQSMAAFLRSMTDLTLVSVEQFAYSEFLMSLSDPTAFYAISLAPFDDLGGLEINPAVAFAMVERMLGGEGKTASPDRALTDIEQNVVDSVVKLLLDSLTETWRPVVDLNFAIRGRETRPQMLQVASPNDTVVMLVFDMRIGDAQGMINLCLPASVVEKTDSHFAGALDRHRREPTAKERGWLHENLSRVPMPVTALLESRCTTRDLVDLGAGDVVSLGIPAARPLDLRIGRTLKFRGRPTVHEGRASVVIQHWTDGGGVAEGAEGQP, from the coding sequence GTGGCCAAGATCCTCTCGCAGGACGAGATCGACGCCCTCCTCTCGGCGCCCCGGGCCTCCGACGCGGTCACCCGGCAGGAGGACGCGCCGACGGCGTCCTTCATCCGCTACAACTTCCGCCGGCCGGACCGCATCTCGAAGGAGCAGATCCACGCCCTGCACTTCCTGCACGAGCGCTTCGCCCGCAACGTGTCGCAGTCGATGGCCGCGTTCCTCCGCTCGATGACGGACCTCACGCTGGTCTCGGTGGAACAGTTCGCGTACTCCGAGTTCCTGATGTCCCTCTCCGACCCGACGGCGTTCTACGCGATCTCGCTGGCGCCGTTCGACGACCTCGGCGGCCTCGAGATCAACCCGGCCGTGGCCTTCGCGATGGTGGAGCGGATGCTCGGCGGCGAAGGCAAGACGGCCTCCCCGGACCGCGCGCTGACCGACATCGAGCAGAACGTCGTGGACTCGGTCGTCAAGCTGCTCCTGGACTCGCTGACCGAGACGTGGCGCCCGGTGGTGGACCTGAACTTCGCCATCCGCGGCCGCGAGACGCGCCCGCAGATGCTGCAGGTGGCGTCGCCGAACGACACGGTGGTGATGCTCGTGTTCGACATGCGGATCGGCGACGCGCAGGGGATGATCAACCTCTGCCTGCCGGCCAGCGTCGTCGAGAAGACCGACAGCCACTTCGCCGGCGCGCTCGACCGGCACCGCCGCGAGCCGACGGCGAAGGAACGCGGCTGGCTCCACGAGAACCTGTCGCGCGTGCCCATGCCGGTCACGGCGCTGCTGGAGTCGCGCTGCACGACGCGGGACCTCGTCGACCTCGGTGCGGGCGACGTCGTGTCCCTCGGGATTCCGGCGGCCCGGCCGCTCGACCTGCGCATCGGCCGCACGCTCAAGTTCCGGGGCCGGCCGACCGTGCACGAGGGGCGGGCGAGCGTGGTCATCCAGCACTGGACCGACGGCGGCGGCGTCGCCGAGGGAGCGGAGGGCCAGCCATGA